Proteins encoded by one window of Agrobacterium vitis:
- a CDS encoding glutathione binding-like protein, translating into MTDLSSFPITQRWPAQNPEIIQLYSLPTPNGVKVSIALEELELPYEAHLVTFSDNSQKSPEFVSLNPNGRIPAILDPHGPDGKPVGVFESGAILVYLAEKTGRLLPKDGPSRYSVLQWLFFQMGGVGPMFGQFGHFHKYAADKVANNSYPMERYRDETRRLLSVLEAELAHRPWLAGDGYSIADIATWPWVRCITAGYDAAEVIGLSNYPAVMDWAARGEARPASQKGLNIPPRPM; encoded by the coding sequence ATGACCGATCTTTCTTCTTTCCCGATCACGCAGCGCTGGCCTGCACAAAATCCAGAGATCATTCAGCTTTATTCCCTACCGACGCCGAATGGCGTCAAGGTATCGATAGCGCTGGAAGAACTGGAACTGCCCTATGAGGCACATTTGGTGACGTTTTCCGACAATTCGCAGAAATCGCCGGAATTCGTCTCGCTCAATCCGAACGGTCGCATCCCGGCGATCCTCGATCCGCACGGGCCGGATGGCAAACCGGTTGGTGTGTTCGAATCGGGTGCCATTCTGGTCTATCTGGCCGAAAAGACCGGGCGGCTTTTGCCGAAGGACGGCCCCAGCCGCTACAGCGTCCTGCAATGGCTGTTCTTCCAGATGGGCGGTGTCGGGCCGATGTTTGGCCAGTTCGGCCATTTCCACAAATATGCCGCTGATAAGGTCGCCAATAATTCCTACCCCATGGAACGCTATCGCGACGAAACCCGTCGTTTGCTGTCCGTGCTCGAAGCAGAACTTGCTCACCGTCCCTGGCTTGCCGGTGATGGGTACAGCATTGCCGATATCGCCACCTGGCCGTGGGTGCGCTGCATTACCGCGGGCTATGACGCCGCCGAGGTCATTGGTCTCTCCAATTATCCCGCCGTCATGGATTGGGCCGCTCGCGGCGAAGCCCGTCCTGCCAGCCAAAAGGGCCTGAATATTCCTCCGCGCCCCATGTAA
- a CDS encoding DoxX family protein: MSNTNNAILLLARILLSFIFILSGFGKLTDPASTAGMITGAGLPAATALAYLAGAFELITGLSVLVGFQTKIVGWALALFCVFTGAVFHSGTVAVPGWPDAALGWINTLNGIMMMKNFTLAGAYILLATVGAGAYSLDARRGGKLALA, translated from the coding sequence ATGTCAAATACCAATAACGCGATCCTTCTGCTCGCCAGAATTCTTCTCTCCTTCATCTTCATCCTGTCCGGCTTCGGCAAGCTGACCGATCCGGCTTCCACGGCCGGCATGATCACGGGTGCCGGCCTGCCTGCTGCAACGGCTCTGGCCTATCTGGCCGGTGCCTTCGAACTGATCACGGGTCTTTCCGTCCTCGTCGGCTTCCAGACGAAGATTGTTGGCTGGGCCTTGGCGCTGTTTTGCGTCTTCACCGGCGCTGTCTTCCATAGCGGCACGGTCGCCGTTCCCGGCTGGCCGGATGCAGCACTGGGCTGGATCAACACGCTGAACGGCATCATGATGATGAAGAACTTTACCCTCGCTGGCGCTTATATCCTGCTGGCAACGGTTGGAGCTGGCGCCTACTCGCTCGACGCCCGTCGCGGTGGTAAGCTGGCGCTTGCCTGA
- the hisG gene encoding ATP phosphoribosyltransferase produces the protein MTITIGLPSKGRMKEDASAIFARAGLTITAVGNDRSYRGRVEGEDIEIAYLSASEISREIGNGTVDFGVTGEDLIREELADADKRVEIAARLGFGHADVVVAVPDIWLDVDSMADLGDVAQEFRARHGRRLAIATKYWRLTQQFFSRQHGIQLYRIVESLGATEGAPAAGQADIIVDITSTGSTLKANHLKVLGDGIILRSQACLVRARKPEHEGNVQIARIIDAVRSAL, from the coding sequence ATGACCATTACCATCGGATTGCCCTCCAAGGGCCGGATGAAGGAAGACGCCTCGGCGATTTTTGCACGTGCCGGGCTGACCATTACCGCTGTCGGCAATGACCGCTCCTATCGCGGCCGCGTCGAAGGCGAGGATATCGAAATCGCCTATCTTTCCGCCTCGGAAATTTCCCGCGAGATCGGCAACGGCACCGTCGATTTCGGGGTCACTGGCGAGGACCTGATCCGCGAAGAACTGGCGGATGCCGACAAGCGGGTGGAAATCGCCGCACGGCTTGGTTTTGGCCATGCCGATGTGGTGGTCGCCGTGCCGGATATCTGGCTGGACGTGGACAGCATGGCGGATCTGGGGGATGTGGCGCAGGAATTTCGCGCCCGCCATGGCCGAAGACTGGCGATAGCCACCAAATACTGGCGCCTGACCCAGCAGTTCTTTTCCCGCCAGCACGGTATTCAACTCTACCGGATTGTTGAAAGCCTGGGAGCCACCGAAGGTGCGCCCGCCGCTGGCCAGGCCGACATAATCGTTGATATCACCTCGACCGGATCGACGCTGAAGGCCAACCACCTGAAGGTGCTAGGTGATGGCATCATCCTGCGTTCGCAGGCCTGCCTGGTGCGCGCCCGCAAGCCAGAGCATGAAGGCAATGTTCAGATTGCCAGAATTATCGACGCGGTCAGAAGCGCACTCTGA
- a CDS encoding ATP phosphoribosyltransferase regulatory subunit, producing the protein MPLINMPDFAGALLDDFAARGAARVDTPVIQPAEPFLDMAGEDLRRRIFLTESETGESLCLRPEFTIPVCLSHIENATGTPKRYAYLGEVFRQRREGGNEFYQAGIEDLGEPATARADARAINDAIGILHKLLPGRPLTVMLGDQAVFEAVVKTLGLPSGWQRRLIQAFGDSTHLDQLLKTLASPQTAHGLDPAVEALLSSGDEAGLIAHLDRTMEDTGYSTNASRSPREIAARLKEKLALAETRLDGAALLLLREFLSLELPLSEAAAALAGFADAAGLSLGAALAGFEARIAALTDLGVDLTRITYRAAFGRPLDYYTGLVFEVALSGEPAVLAGGGRFDRLLTLLGAKHTIPAVGFSLWLDRIELARAR; encoded by the coding sequence ATGCCTCTGATCAATATGCCGGATTTCGCCGGTGCTCTTCTTGATGATTTTGCCGCGCGTGGCGCAGCAAGGGTCGATACCCCGGTTATCCAGCCCGCCGAGCCGTTTCTGGATATGGCGGGCGAGGATTTGCGCCGCCGGATTTTCCTCACGGAAAGCGAGACTGGCGAAAGCCTATGTCTACGACCGGAATTCACCATTCCCGTCTGTCTCAGCCATATTGAAAACGCCACCGGCACGCCGAAACGCTACGCCTATCTGGGCGAAGTGTTTCGCCAGCGCCGTGAAGGCGGCAATGAATTCTATCAGGCCGGTATCGAAGATCTGGGCGAGCCCGCCACGGCCCGCGCCGATGCCCGCGCCATTAATGATGCCATCGGCATTCTGCACAAGCTGCTGCCCGGTCGGCCACTGACCGTCATGCTTGGCGATCAAGCGGTGTTTGAGGCCGTGGTCAAGACACTCGGCCTGCCCTCCGGCTGGCAAAGACGGCTGATCCAGGCGTTTGGCGACAGCACCCATCTCGATCAACTGTTGAAAACCCTGGCCAGCCCACAAACGGCGCATGGTCTCGACCCGGCTGTGGAAGCGCTGCTATCGTCGGGCGACGAAGCCGGGCTGATCGCCCATCTCGACCGGACCATGGAAGACACCGGCTATTCCACCAATGCCAGCCGCAGCCCCCGCGAAATTGCCGCGAGGCTGAAGGAAAAGCTGGCGCTGGCCGAAACCCGGCTGGATGGCGCCGCCCTGTTATTACTGCGCGAGTTTCTATCGCTGGAATTGCCGCTGAGCGAAGCCGCCGCGGCCTTGGCGGGCTTTGCCGATGCGGCGGGCCTGTCGCTGGGTGCGGCTCTCGCAGGGTTTGAGGCACGGATCGCTGCACTGACCGACCTTGGCGTCGATCTCACCCGGATCACCTATCGCGCCGCCTTTGGCCGACCACTGGATTATTACACCGGTCTGGTGTTTGAAGTGGCGCTTTCCGGCGAACCCGCCGTTTTGGCCGGTGGCGGGCGGTTCGACCGGCTGCTGACACTGCTTGGTGCAAAACACACCATTCCCGCCGTTGGCTTCTCACTCTGGCTGGACCGCATCGAACTGGCGAGGGCGCGCTGA
- the hisS gene encoding histidine--tRNA ligase: MSEKTKKPQKLRARLPRGFVDREAHDIRAVNEMTAKIREVYERYGFDPIETPLFEYTDALGKFLPDSDRPNEGVFSLQDDDEQWMSLRYDLTAPLARHVAENFNEIQLPYRTYRAGYVFRNEKPGPGRFRQFMQFDADSVGAPGVQADAEMCMMMADTLEALGIKRGDYVIRVNNRKVLDAVMQAAEIVDDAQKLNVLRAMDKFDKFGIEGVKLLLGEGRKDESGDVTKGAGLVEEQIQLISSYLATQNMSGYARYEDDNNLVEGDEVESSNQFGGTGQYFYSNLRTITCLEAIIGDASPVIQELEQMFKLIAAAGYGSKRIRFDPSVVRGLEYYTGPVYEAELTFDVTNEKGEKVVFGSVGGGGRYDGLVSRFMGQPVPATGFSIGVSRLMTALKNLGKLGADEVIAPVLITVMDGDVESMGRYQRFTQALRNEGIRAEMYQGNWKKFGNQLKYADRRGSPIAIIQGGDEREQGVVQIKDLIEGKRLSGEITDNTEWRESRVAQIVVPEAELVAKVKEILAAQAEDRARAK, encoded by the coding sequence ATGAGCGAAAAGACCAAAAAGCCCCAGAAACTGAGAGCCCGCCTGCCGCGTGGTTTCGTGGATCGGGAAGCCCATGACATCCGTGCCGTCAACGAGATGACCGCGAAAATCCGCGAAGTCTATGAGCGCTACGGCTTCGATCCCATTGAGACACCGCTGTTTGAATATACCGATGCGCTCGGAAAATTCCTGCCCGATAGCGACCGCCCCAACGAAGGCGTGTTCTCGCTTCAGGACGATGACGAGCAATGGATGAGCCTGCGCTACGACCTGACCGCACCACTCGCCCGCCATGTCGCGGAAAATTTCAACGAAATCCAACTGCCCTACCGCACCTACCGCGCCGGCTATGTGTTCCGCAATGAAAAGCCGGGGCCGGGCCGTTTCCGCCAGTTCATGCAGTTCGATGCCGACAGCGTTGGCGCGCCGGGCGTGCAGGCCGATGCCGAAATGTGCATGATGATGGCCGATACGCTGGAAGCGCTGGGCATCAAGCGCGGTGATTACGTGATCCGGGTGAATAACCGAAAGGTTTTGGATGCGGTCATGCAAGCAGCTGAAATTGTCGATGACGCGCAAAAGCTAAATGTCCTTCGCGCAATGGACAAGTTCGATAAATTCGGCATCGAAGGTGTAAAGCTTTTGCTCGGAGAAGGGCGAAAGGACGAAAGCGGAGACGTTACAAAAGGGGCAGGACTAGTTGAAGAACAGATTCAGCTAATTAGCTCCTATCTTGCAACGCAAAACATGTCTGGCTACGCTCGATATGAAGACGATAATAATTTGGTGGAAGGTGATGAAGTCGAGAGCTCTAATCAATTTGGAGGTACCGGCCAATATTTCTACTCAAATCTGAGAACCATCACCTGCTTGGAAGCGATCATAGGGGATGCGTCACCCGTTATTCAAGAGTTGGAACAGATGTTTAAACTCATAGCGGCGGCAGGATATGGCTCGAAAAGAATCCGATTTGACCCCTCCGTCGTCCGAGGCCTCGAATACTACACCGGCCCAGTCTATGAAGCCGAACTGACCTTCGACGTCACCAATGAAAAAGGCGAAAAGGTCGTGTTCGGCTCAGTTGGCGGTGGTGGCCGCTACGATGGCCTCGTCTCGCGCTTCATGGGCCAGCCCGTTCCGGCCACCGGCTTTTCCATTGGCGTCTCGCGCCTGATGACGGCGCTGAAGAACCTGGGCAAGCTGGGCGCTGACGAGGTGATCGCGCCGGTTCTGATCACAGTCATGGACGGCGATGTCGAGAGCATGGGGCGCTATCAGCGCTTTACCCAGGCGCTTCGCAATGAAGGCATTCGCGCTGAAATGTACCAGGGCAACTGGAAGAAATTCGGCAATCAGCTGAAATATGCCGACCGTCGCGGCTCCCCCATCGCCATCATTCAGGGCGGCGATGAGCGCGAACAGGGCGTGGTGCAAATCAAGGACCTGATCGAAGGCAAGCGTCTGTCAGGCGAGATCACCGACAACACCGAATGGCGCGAATCCCGCGTGGCGCAGATCGTCGTGCCGGAAGCCGAGCTTGTGGCCAAGGTGAAGGAAATTCTGGCCGCCCAGGCGGAAGATCGGGCGCGGGCGAAGTAG
- the relB gene encoding type II toxin-antitoxin system RelB family antitoxin, whose translation MNKAVAIDLPEDVHQLLSRRAAEAGTRLDTYVLELIEHHLEDLSDVAAADAALSRLKNGEDKVLSSEEFWRGLDD comes from the coding sequence ATGAACAAAGCTGTCGCCATTGATCTTCCGGAAGATGTTCACCAACTGCTATCACGCCGGGCAGCGGAAGCTGGAACCCGTCTCGATACCTATGTACTGGAATTGATCGAGCACCACCTGGAGGATCTGTCTGACGTGGCAGCCGCCGATGCGGCCTTATCTCGCCTGAAAAACGGCGAGGATAAAGTGCTGTCCTCAGAGGAGTTTTGGCGTGGCCTGGACGATTGA
- a CDS encoding type II toxin-antitoxin system RelE family toxin, which produces MAWTIEYLQSVQKTVRKLDPQTRKRLRDFLEQRLLEAEDPRQIGKALKGSQLGEYWRYRVGDYRVICDIQDQRLVVLVVEIGHRSDVYR; this is translated from the coding sequence GTGGCCTGGACGATTGAATATCTGCAATCCGTTCAGAAAACAGTCCGCAAGCTTGATCCTCAAACCCGAAAACGCCTTCGAGATTTTCTGGAGCAGCGTCTGCTTGAGGCGGAAGATCCAAGGCAGATCGGCAAGGCCTTGAAAGGATCGCAACTGGGTGAGTATTGGCGATATCGGGTGGGTGATTATAGAGTGATTTGCGATATCCAGGACCAGAGACTTGTTGTTCTTGTTGTTGAAATCGGTCACCGCAGCGACGTGTATCGATAG
- a CDS encoding glycosyltransferase family 4 protein produces MNFLFLDTSGIDYDPETPLQKPLGGTQSAIAYLSEELVKAGATVTLMNNPSHARVVKGVRLVESSTIGREGFDQFDIVVVVSVALGIKFRQVVPKHIPMVLYCHHAADQVSVSTLRNAEERAVWDAFVMVSDWQLNDYAKAFGVEPTRAAVIGNAMSPAFLERPLQPAWFEIGAPPVLTYTSTAFRGLEILLLAFPSIRARLSGAELKIFSGININTADGRNDPNAYLYEVARSLAGVTHHGSVSQKKLADVMGNAAALTYPSIFAETFCIAAVEALASGADVLTTRLGALPDVLNGLGQFMDMAPSQRQLAQNYIEFASEALAAMKRDPAAAAARRQERTQYVRTHFTWARRAQQWLDLADQIKRRKG; encoded by the coding sequence ATGAATTTTCTGTTTCTGGATACGAGTGGCATCGATTACGATCCGGAAACGCCTCTGCAAAAGCCACTCGGTGGCACGCAATCCGCTATTGCCTATCTTTCCGAGGAATTGGTCAAGGCTGGTGCCACGGTGACCCTGATGAACAATCCCAGCCACGCGCGGGTGGTAAAGGGTGTTCGGCTGGTGGAAAGCAGCACTATCGGACGTGAGGGCTTCGACCAGTTCGATATCGTCGTCGTGGTTTCGGTGGCGTTGGGCATCAAATTTCGTCAGGTCGTTCCCAAGCATATTCCCATGGTGCTTTATTGCCATCACGCTGCCGATCAGGTGTCGGTTTCGACCCTGCGCAATGCGGAGGAACGGGCCGTATGGGATGCCTTTGTCATGGTGAGCGATTGGCAGCTCAACGATTATGCCAAGGCCTTTGGCGTAGAGCCAACGCGGGCCGCGGTGATCGGCAATGCAATGTCTCCAGCTTTTCTGGAACGTCCGTTGCAACCTGCATGGTTTGAGATCGGTGCTCCGCCAGTTCTGACCTATACCAGCACAGCCTTTCGCGGATTGGAGATTCTACTGTTAGCTTTTCCATCCATTCGCGCTCGATTGTCGGGAGCAGAGCTTAAAATTTTCTCGGGCATAAATATTAATACAGCTGATGGTCGGAATGACCCCAATGCCTATCTCTATGAAGTTGCACGCAGCCTAGCGGGTGTGACCCACCATGGTTCCGTTTCGCAGAAAAAACTGGCTGATGTCATGGGGAATGCTGCTGCCCTGACTTATCCATCGATATTCGCAGAAACCTTTTGCATAGCCGCTGTCGAAGCCTTGGCCAGCGGGGCGGATGTGCTGACGACGCGACTTGGTGCGCTACCGGACGTTTTAAATGGACTTGGCCAATTCATGGATATGGCACCATCGCAACGGCAACTCGCGCAGAACTATATCGAATTTGCCAGTGAGGCCTTGGCAGCAATGAAGCGAGATCCGGCGGCAGCCGCAGCACGGCGACAAGAGCGGACGCAATATGTCCGTACTCACTTCACCTGGGCGCGGCGGGCGCAGCAATGGCTGGATCTGGCAGATCAGATCAAACGTAGGAAAGGGTGA
- the copM gene encoding CopM family metallochaperone, whose translation MVKTILLAASLLLATTAAYADDTMKGMDHFMPSHTASKAPSSKAFSAANARMHKAMAMPMTGNADVDFVRGMIAHHQGAIDMAKVELQYGKDEKIRKLAEEIIKAQQGEIAMMQQWLDMHGK comes from the coding sequence ATGGTCAAAACCATACTTCTTGCCGCAAGCCTGTTGCTTGCCACCACTGCCGCTTATGCCGACGACACCATGAAGGGCATGGACCATTTCATGCCATCGCATACAGCGTCGAAAGCGCCATCCAGCAAGGCTTTTTCCGCTGCCAATGCCCGGATGCACAAGGCCATGGCCATGCCGATGACCGGCAATGCCGATGTGGATTTCGTGCGCGGCATGATTGCTCATCATCAGGGCGCTATCGACATGGCGAAGGTAGAGTTGCAATATGGCAAGGACGAAAAGATCCGCAAGCTGGCCGAAGAGATCATCAAGGCGCAGCAGGGTGAAATAGCCATGATGCAGCAATGGCTTGATATGCACGGCAAATAA
- a CDS encoding HAD family hydrolase encodes MTRALTTIGLDADDTLWQNEQFYRLTEEHFRSLLADYADSSMISERLLEAEKRNLAHYGFGIKGFTLSMIETALEITEGRAPGVVIGEILAIGRDLLSHPVETLPGVRDVLEALAGRYFLVMITKGDLFDQERKLAQSGLGDFFDAVEIVSDKNATTYRRLFSKHGDEPERAMMVGNSLKSDIVPALAVGAWGVFVPHELTWVFEHVEKPVDAPRFRELPEISALPELVASIG; translated from the coding sequence ATGACACGGGCGCTGACCACCATTGGCCTCGATGCCGATGATACGCTCTGGCAGAACGAGCAATTCTACCGGCTGACGGAAGAGCATTTCCGGTCGCTGCTGGCTGATTACGCGGACTCCTCCATGATTTCGGAACGGCTTCTGGAGGCGGAAAAGCGCAATCTGGCCCATTACGGTTTCGGCATCAAAGGCTTCACTCTATCGATGATTGAGACGGCGCTGGAAATTACCGAGGGTAGGGCGCCCGGCGTGGTGATCGGCGAGATCCTGGCGATTGGCCGCGATCTGCTCAGCCATCCGGTGGAAACGCTGCCCGGGGTGCGTGACGTGCTGGAAGCCTTGGCGGGACGGTATTTCCTGGTGATGATTACCAAGGGTGACTTGTTCGACCAGGAACGCAAATTGGCGCAATCGGGGCTTGGCGATTTTTTCGATGCAGTGGAAATCGTCTCCGACAAAAATGCCACCACCTATCGGCGGCTTTTTTCAAAGCATGGCGATGAGCCGGAACGCGCGATGATGGTCGGTAATTCGCTGAAATCCGACATCGTGCCAGCACTGGCCGTCGGGGCTTGGGGTGTTTTCGTACCCCATGAACTGACCTGGGTGTTCGAGCATGTGGAAAAGCCGGTCGATGCGCCGCGTTTCCGCGAACTGCCTGAGATCAGCGCTTTGCCGGAACTGGTTGCTTCGATTGGCTAA
- a CDS encoding DNA-3-methyladenine glycosylase I has product MDSAGLIADEEGALRCFWHGGLADYRRYHDEEWGRPVTDDHRLFEKICLEGFQSGLSWLTILRKRENFRAAFAGFDFAKVALFDDADIARCLADTGIVRHRGKIVSTINNARRALELQAEFGSLSAYFWRFEPGPEERPAKMDYATLRANPTSPTSIRLSKELKKRGWSFVGPTTVYAFMQAMGLVNDHLEGCICRETVEQLKATFIRPTPPKP; this is encoded by the coding sequence ATGGATAGTGCAGGATTGATTGCCGACGAAGAAGGCGCGTTGCGCTGTTTCTGGCATGGGGGGCTTGCGGATTACCGACGCTATCATGACGAGGAATGGGGCCGCCCGGTTACCGACGACCACCGCCTGTTTGAGAAAATCTGCCTGGAAGGCTTTCAATCCGGCCTGTCCTGGCTGACCATCCTGCGTAAGCGGGAGAATTTTCGTGCCGCCTTTGCCGGTTTCGACTTTGCAAAAGTGGCGCTATTCGATGATGCGGACATAGCCCGTTGCCTTGCCGATACCGGCATCGTCCGCCATCGCGGCAAGATCGTTTCCACCATCAACAATGCCCGGCGAGCCTTGGAATTGCAGGCAGAGTTCGGCTCCCTCTCCGCTTATTTCTGGCGTTTTGAGCCTGGTCCCGAAGAACGCCCAGCAAAAATGGATTATGCAACGCTGCGTGCCAATCCCACCTCGCCCACCTCGATCCGGTTGTCGAAGGAATTGAAGAAACGCGGCTGGAGTTTTGTCGGCCCCACCACCGTTTATGCCTTCATGCAGGCGATGGGTCTGGTCAATGATCACCTGGAAGGCTGCATTTGCCGGGAGACCGTGGAGCAGTTGAAGGCTACGTTCATTCGTCCCACGCCACCTAAACCTTAG
- a CDS encoding L,D-transpeptidase, protein MLSPRFLLKACFALSVTLTLPAIVGQAAAQDRYQTRPPVVVSPDLAAPWLLQLGVRVEPTTGNPGRPSAAQPVYYRPVSKPVPQQYRQPAASAAPLRPALQQASAMPASRQMSSTPAQFLPQVVAYQTREKPGTLVIDTNNRFLYLVMDGGMARRYGVGVGKPGFEWAGEHKVTRKTEWPEWIPPQEMIAREAAKGHYLPARMQGGPENPLGARALYLGSTLYRIHGTNAPWTIGYGVSSGCIRMRNQDVTDLYGRVPVGTKVIVM, encoded by the coding sequence ATGCTGTCACCGCGTTTTCTCCTGAAAGCCTGTTTTGCCTTGTCAGTGACACTCACCTTGCCCGCTATAGTCGGGCAGGCTGCGGCGCAGGATCGCTATCAAACCCGGCCACCGGTTGTCGTCAGCCCGGACCTTGCAGCGCCATGGCTGTTGCAATTGGGCGTGCGGGTTGAGCCAACAACTGGTAATCCCGGCAGGCCCTCAGCCGCCCAGCCGGTTTACTATCGCCCGGTGAGCAAGCCGGTACCCCAGCAATATCGCCAGCCTGCTGCTTCCGCCGCACCGTTGCGGCCTGCGCTTCAACAAGCGTCGGCCATGCCCGCGTCCAGACAGATGTCGTCGACGCCCGCACAATTCCTGCCGCAGGTCGTCGCCTACCAGACCAGGGAAAAGCCAGGCACGTTGGTGATCGATACCAATAATCGCTTTCTCTATCTGGTGATGGACGGGGGAATGGCGCGCCGCTATGGCGTTGGCGTCGGCAAGCCCGGTTTTGAATGGGCGGGTGAACATAAAGTGACTCGCAAGACAGAATGGCCGGAATGGATTCCGCCGCAGGAAATGATTGCGCGCGAAGCTGCCAAGGGCCATTATCTGCCAGCCCGCATGCAAGGTGGGCCGGAAAATCCCCTGGGTGCGCGCGCACTTTATCTTGGTTCGACCCTCTACCGTATTCACGGAACCAATGCGCCATGGACGATCGGCTATGGCGTGTCTTCGGGCTGCATTCGCATGCGCAATCAGGATGTAACCGATCTGTATGGCCGCGTACCCGTGGGTACGAAAGTCATCGTGATGTGA
- a CDS encoding L,D-transpeptidase, producing the protein MRMWGTGVAIAALMMAALALPDSGLAAAPRADDPASSTASSVVTPQMMKREVPDKFKRRLVRLRTDEAPGTVIIDTNNKFLYLVEGNNRAIRYGVGVGREGFGWSGVVNIGRKVEWPSWRPPEEMRVREARRGHVLPVVQEGGPDNPLGARAMYLYKGNRDTIFRIHGTNQPWSIGLNLSSGCIRMNNKDVEDLYARADIGSKVIVVGPGNKQGEVSFDDRGIDLLRTIFGG; encoded by the coding sequence ATGCGGATGTGGGGAACGGGTGTGGCGATAGCCGCATTGATGATGGCAGCACTGGCCTTGCCAGATTCAGGCTTGGCAGCTGCACCGAGAGCGGACGATCCGGCCAGTTCTACGGCCAGCAGCGTTGTAACACCGCAGATGATGAAGCGGGAAGTTCCCGACAAGTTCAAGCGGCGGCTGGTGCGGCTCAGAACCGATGAGGCTCCGGGTACTGTTATCATCGATACCAATAACAAGTTCCTCTATCTCGTCGAAGGCAATAACCGAGCGATCCGCTACGGCGTCGGCGTCGGGCGCGAAGGTTTCGGTTGGTCGGGCGTCGTCAATATTGGCCGCAAGGTGGAATGGCCTAGCTGGCGTCCGCCGGAAGAAATGCGTGTGCGGGAAGCGCGTCGCGGTCATGTCCTGCCGGTCGTGCAGGAAGGTGGACCGGATAATCCGCTCGGTGCGCGCGCCATGTATCTCTACAAGGGTAATCGCGATACGATTTTCCGCATTCATGGCACCAATCAGCCCTGGTCGATCGGCCTGAACCTGTCCTCGGGTTGCATCCGTATGAACAACAAGGATGTCGAGGATCTCTATGCCCGCGCCGACATCGGCAGCAAGGTTATCGTGGTCGGTCCCGGCAATAAGCAGGGCGAAGTGAGTTTCGACGACCGTGGTATTGATTTGCTGCGGACAATTTTTGGCGGCTGA